One genomic segment of Mycolicibacterium gilvum includes these proteins:
- a CDS encoding SDR family NAD(P)-dependent oxidoreductase: protein MSDIAPVTGPVAVVTGAGRGAGLGIATALAAHGWRVYGTGRGIAEDPAWGTGIRVDHRDDDAVGRVFDRVGAEAGRLDLLVNNAAAISDNLVSAAPFWEKPRDLADVLTVGLRSSYIASWYAAPLLAAQDRALIAFTSSPGSVCYMHGPAYGAQKAGVDKMAADMAVDFRGTGVATVSVWMGILLTAKLRGAFDSDPDALAAFAAHAETPEFTGHVIDALFRDPGLADLSGHTVIGAELAARYGITDEGGRTPPSHRGMLGEPRTPSAVVVR, encoded by the coding sequence ATGAGCGACATCGCGCCGGTGACCGGCCCGGTAGCCGTCGTGACCGGTGCCGGCCGCGGCGCGGGCCTGGGCATCGCGACCGCGCTGGCTGCCCACGGCTGGCGCGTGTACGGCACGGGACGCGGCATCGCCGAGGATCCCGCGTGGGGCACCGGCATCCGGGTCGATCACCGCGACGACGATGCGGTCGGACGGGTGTTCGACCGGGTCGGCGCCGAGGCCGGTCGGCTGGACCTGCTGGTCAACAACGCGGCCGCGATCTCGGACAACCTGGTGAGCGCGGCGCCGTTCTGGGAGAAACCGCGCGATCTGGCCGACGTGCTCACCGTCGGTCTGCGCTCGTCCTACATCGCCTCCTGGTATGCCGCGCCGCTGCTGGCCGCGCAGGACCGGGCGCTGATCGCGTTCACGTCCTCGCCCGGGTCGGTCTGCTACATGCACGGCCCGGCGTACGGCGCCCAGAAGGCGGGCGTCGACAAGATGGCCGCCGACATGGCCGTCGACTTCCGCGGCACCGGTGTCGCGACGGTCTCGGTGTGGATGGGGATCTTGCTCACCGCGAAGCTGCGGGGCGCCTTCGACAGCGATCCCGATGCGCTCGCGGCGTTCGCCGCGCACGCCGAGACCCCGGAGTTCACCGGGCATGTGATCGACGCGCTGTTCCGCGACCCCGGCCTTGCCGACCTCAGTGGGCACACGGTGATCGGGGCCGAGCTGGCCGCGCGATACGGCATCACCGACGAGGGCGGCAGGACACCTCCGTCGCATCGGGGCATGCTGGGCGAACCGCGAACCCCGAGCGCGGTCGTGGTGCGCTAA
- the rsfS gene encoding ribosome silencing factor — protein MTATAEAIDMATIAARAAAAKLAEDVVVIDVSEQLVITDCFVIASGSNDRQVNAIVDEVEEKMRRAGYKPARREGTREGRWTLLDYVDIVVHVQHQDERNFYALDRLWRDCPIVPVDLDSPAGDSEDRA, from the coding sequence CTGACCGCCACAGCTGAAGCCATCGACATGGCCACGATCGCCGCCCGCGCGGCCGCGGCCAAGCTCGCCGAGGACGTCGTCGTGATCGACGTCTCCGAGCAACTGGTCATCACCGACTGCTTCGTCATCGCCTCCGGGAGCAACGACCGGCAGGTCAACGCGATCGTCGACGAGGTCGAGGAGAAGATGCGCCGCGCCGGGTACAAGCCGGCGCGCCGCGAGGGCACCCGGGAAGGGCGCTGGACGCTGCTCGACTACGTCGACATCGTCGTGCACGTCCAGCACCAGGACGAACGCAACTTCTATGCGCTGGACCGGCTCTGGCGGGACTGCCCGATCGTGCCGGTGGATCTCGACAGCCCCGCAGGTGACTCCGAGGACCGGGCGTGA
- the nadD gene encoding nicotinate-nucleotide adenylyltransferase produces MQSRRRIGVMGGTFDPIHNGHLVAASEVADLFDLHEVVFVPTGQPWQKRSRPVTPAEDRYLMTVIATASNPRFSVSRVDIDRGGATYTKDTLRDLRAQNPDADLYFITGADALASILSWQNWEEMFAIARFIGVSRPGYELDGKHISAAMAELPADALHLVEVPALAISSTDCRLRAEQSRPIWYLVPDGVVQYVAKRDLYRNQNPAGEGERP; encoded by the coding sequence GTGCAATCGCGGCGGCGTATCGGGGTGATGGGTGGGACGTTCGATCCCATCCACAACGGACACCTCGTCGCGGCGAGCGAGGTCGCCGATCTGTTCGACCTTCACGAGGTGGTGTTCGTGCCCACCGGCCAGCCCTGGCAGAAGCGCAGCCGGCCCGTCACGCCCGCAGAGGACCGCTACCTGATGACCGTGATCGCGACGGCGTCCAACCCCCGCTTCTCGGTGAGCCGGGTCGACATCGACCGCGGCGGGGCGACCTACACCAAGGACACCCTGCGTGACCTGCGCGCCCAGAATCCGGACGCGGACCTCTACTTCATCACGGGCGCCGATGCGCTCGCCTCGATACTGTCGTGGCAGAACTGGGAGGAGATGTTCGCGATCGCCCGGTTCATCGGGGTCAGCAGACCCGGGTACGAACTGGACGGCAAGCACATCTCGGCCGCGATGGCCGAGCTGCCCGCCGACGCGCTGCATCTCGTCGAGGTCCCTGCCCTGGCGATCTCGTCCACCGACTGCCGGCTCCGTGCCGAGCAGTCCCGTCCCATCTGGTATCTGGTCCCCGACGGCGTGGTTCAGTACGTCGCCAAGCGCGATCTCTATCGCAACCAGAACCCCGCAGGTGAAGGAGAGCGTCCCTGA
- a CDS encoding DegV family protein has translation MPVVVVSDSSSRLQPEQRRRWGIREVPLHVLVDGVDLRDGVDDIPYDIHDRPKVTTAGASPAELSEVYRQALADSGGDGVVAVHLSGALSSTYSAAATVAREFGPAVRVVNSRSAAMGVGFIATAAARCAQAGGDLDTVEAAARSAIAGSHVFLVVHRLDNLRRSGRIRTTASWLGTALALKPLLCLDVDGRLVLDQRIRTATKAHAAMVTRVADVVGERPAELVVHHVDNHDAADELGAALTQRLPQLSSLTVADMGPLLSVHVGGGAVGVAVQVRRPNGR, from the coding sequence GTGCCCGTCGTCGTGGTGAGCGATTCGTCGTCACGCCTGCAGCCCGAACAACGGCGCCGGTGGGGAATTCGTGAGGTTCCGCTGCACGTGCTGGTCGACGGCGTCGACCTGCGTGACGGCGTGGACGACATCCCGTACGACATCCACGACCGCCCGAAGGTGACGACGGCGGGGGCATCCCCGGCAGAACTGTCCGAGGTCTACCGGCAGGCCCTGGCCGACAGCGGCGGTGACGGTGTCGTCGCGGTGCATCTGTCGGGGGCGTTGTCGAGTACCTACAGTGCTGCCGCCACCGTGGCGCGAGAGTTCGGACCCGCTGTGCGCGTGGTCAATTCGCGGTCGGCGGCGATGGGGGTGGGGTTCATCGCCACGGCTGCGGCGCGCTGCGCGCAGGCCGGCGGTGATCTGGACACCGTCGAAGCCGCCGCCCGCTCGGCGATCGCCGGCTCCCACGTCTTCCTCGTCGTGCACCGGCTCGACAACCTGCGCCGGAGCGGACGCATCCGCACCACGGCGTCGTGGCTGGGCACCGCGCTGGCACTCAAACCGCTGCTGTGTCTGGACGTCGACGGCCGCCTCGTGCTCGATCAGCGGATCCGTACGGCCACCAAGGCGCACGCGGCCATGGTGACGCGTGTCGCCGACGTGGTCGGGGAGCGGCCCGCCGAGCTCGTCGTGCACCACGTCGACAATCACGATGCCGCCGATGAACTCGGCGCCGCTCTGACGCAACGACTTCCGCAGCTGTCGTCGCTCACCGTCGCCGACATGGGTCCGTTGCTGTCGGTGCACGTCGGCGGTGGGGCGGTCGGCGTCGCCGTCCAGGTCAGACGGCCGAACGGCCGGTGA
- the octT gene encoding diglucosylglycerate octanoyltransferase: MSSDPTGVRRTLLIFCDSLSYYGPTGGLPSDDPRIWPNLVAGQLDWDVELIGRIGWTSRDVWWAATQDPRSWAALPRAGAVIFATSGMDSLPSPLPTALRELIRYVRPPRLRRWARDGYGWLQPRLSPIARPALPPHLTVEYLEMTRAAIDFNRPGIPVVASLPSVHIAPTYGMSHRGRPGTVAAISAWAAEHGVPLVDLKAAVGEEVMSGRGNPDGIHWNFEAHQAVADLMLKGLAEAGVPASAADGQ, translated from the coding sequence ATGTCCTCTGACCCCACCGGCGTCCGCAGGACACTGCTGATCTTCTGCGATTCGCTGTCCTACTACGGACCCACCGGCGGACTCCCGTCCGACGATCCCCGCATCTGGCCGAATCTCGTTGCCGGACAACTCGACTGGGATGTGGAGCTGATCGGCCGCATCGGCTGGACGAGTCGCGACGTGTGGTGGGCCGCCACGCAGGACCCGCGGTCGTGGGCGGCGCTGCCCCGGGCCGGGGCGGTGATCTTCGCGACGTCGGGCATGGACTCACTGCCCTCTCCGCTGCCCACCGCCCTGCGTGAGCTGATCCGCTACGTCCGCCCGCCACGGTTGCGCCGGTGGGCGCGCGACGGGTACGGCTGGCTGCAGCCGCGCCTCTCGCCCATCGCGCGGCCGGCGTTGCCCCCGCATCTGACCGTCGAGTACCTCGAGATGACCAGGGCGGCAATCGACTTCAACCGCCCCGGGATCCCGGTCGTGGCGTCGCTGCCGTCGGTGCACATCGCGCCGACCTACGGCATGTCCCATCGCGGACGGCCGGGCACCGTGGCGGCGATCAGCGCCTGGGCGGCCGAGCACGGTGTGCCGCTGGTCGACCTCAAGGCCGCGGTCGGCGAGGAGGTGATGAGCGGCAGGGGGAATCCCGACGGGATCCACTGGAACTTCGAGGCGCATCAGGCCGTCGCCGACCTGATGCTCAAGGGTTTGGCGGAGGCGGGCGTGCCGGCCTCCGCCGCGGACGGTCAGTGA
- a CDS encoding NAD(P)H-dependent amine dehydrogenase family protein: MPPTTTTDRPLRVIQWTTGNIGRRSLHAIIGRDDMELVGVFAHGADKVGVDAADLAGRPEPTGVKATDDIEELVALRPDACCYNPLWPSIDELVRLLESGINVCSSAAWITGGKQSPEDLDRIRKACETGNSTIFGSGAHPGMSNLVGMVLSGACERVDEIRITESVDCSTYESAGTQTAMGFSQDPDTPGLAESVRRESEVFAESAAMMADAIGATLDRITFDVTFTAATADSDLGFMQIPKGTVAGVHGYHRGWVGDHNIVSVGFNWIMGEHVTPPKPLEHGHVVQVFGLPNMRTVVHCLPPRDWTEPGFMGLGMIYTAMPVTNAVPAVVAAPPGIVTLADLPPITGRSAV, from the coding sequence ATGCCACCGACCACCACAACCGATCGGCCACTGCGGGTGATCCAGTGGACCACCGGCAACATCGGTCGGCGATCGCTGCACGCGATCATCGGCCGTGACGACATGGAGCTGGTCGGTGTGTTCGCCCACGGGGCCGACAAAGTCGGGGTGGATGCCGCCGATCTGGCCGGCCGGCCGGAGCCGACCGGCGTGAAGGCCACCGACGACATCGAGGAGCTGGTGGCACTGCGACCCGACGCGTGCTGCTACAACCCGCTGTGGCCGAGCATCGACGAACTGGTGCGGCTACTGGAATCGGGGATCAACGTGTGCTCCAGCGCAGCCTGGATCACCGGCGGCAAGCAGAGCCCCGAGGACCTGGATCGCATCCGGAAAGCCTGCGAGACAGGCAATTCCACGATCTTCGGTAGCGGCGCCCATCCCGGGATGAGCAATCTGGTCGGGATGGTGCTCTCCGGTGCGTGCGAGCGGGTCGACGAGATCCGGATCACCGAGTCGGTGGACTGCTCGACCTACGAGTCCGCCGGCACCCAGACCGCGATGGGCTTCTCCCAGGACCCCGACACCCCCGGCCTCGCCGAGAGCGTGCGCAGGGAGAGCGAGGTGTTCGCCGAGTCCGCGGCGATGATGGCCGACGCGATCGGCGCGACGCTGGACCGCATCACCTTCGACGTCACCTTCACCGCTGCCACCGCGGACAGCGACCTCGGGTTCATGCAGATCCCGAAGGGCACCGTCGCCGGTGTGCACGGTTACCACCGCGGCTGGGTCGGCGATCACAACATCGTCAGCGTCGGCTTCAACTGGATCATGGGTGAGCACGTCACCCCGCCCAAACCGCTGGAGCACGGGCACGTCGTCCAGGTCTTCGGGCTGCCCAACATGCGCACCGTCGTGCACTGCCTGCCGCCCAGGGACTGGACCGAACCCGGGTTCATGGGTCTGGGGATGATCTACACCGCGATGCCGGTCACCAATGCCGTGCCGGCGGTGGTGGCCGCGCCACCGGGCATCGTCACCCTCGCCGACCTACCGCCGATCACCGGCCGTTCGGCCGTCTGA
- the gpgP gene encoding glucosyl-3-phosphoglycerate phosphatase, protein MTIRRLVMLRHGQTEYNAGSRMQGQLDTDLSDLGREQAASAADALAKRHPLLIVSSDLRRALDTAVVLGDRCGQPVSIDARLRETHLGDWQGMTHLEVDEVAPGARLAWRDDARWAPHGGESRIDVARRSLPLVRELVTQQTEWGSAGDRPVVLVAHGGLIAALTAALLGLPADNWPVLGGMGNASWVQLAGHTRADGDPASFDDIRWRLDVWNASAQVAGDVL, encoded by the coding sequence GTGACGATCCGGCGGCTGGTCATGCTCCGGCACGGCCAGACCGAGTACAACGCGGGAAGCCGCATGCAGGGCCAACTCGACACCGATCTCAGCGATCTGGGCCGAGAGCAGGCCGCATCCGCGGCCGATGCCCTGGCCAAACGCCACCCGCTGCTGATCGTGTCCTCGGATCTGCGGCGCGCCCTCGACACCGCGGTCGTGCTCGGCGACCGGTGCGGACAACCGGTCAGCATCGACGCCCGGCTGCGTGAGACGCACCTCGGGGACTGGCAGGGGATGACGCATCTGGAGGTCGACGAGGTCGCGCCCGGCGCGCGGCTGGCGTGGCGCGACGACGCCCGTTGGGCCCCGCACGGCGGCGAGAGCCGCATCGATGTCGCCCGGCGGAGCCTGCCTCTGGTGCGCGAGCTGGTGACGCAGCAGACCGAGTGGGGATCGGCGGGGGACCGGCCGGTGGTGCTCGTCGCGCACGGCGGGCTCATCGCCGCGCTGACGGCGGCACTGCTCGGGCTGCCCGCCGACAACTGGCCGGTACTGGGCGGCATGGGTAACGCGAGCTGGGTGCAGCTGGCCGGCCACACCCGGGCCGACGGCGATCCGGCATCCTTCGACGACATCCGGTGGCGTCTCGACGTGTGGAACGCCTCGGCGCAGGTTGCCGGCGATGTCCTCTGA